The Coregonus clupeaformis isolate EN_2021a chromosome 26, ASM2061545v1, whole genome shotgun sequence genome window below encodes:
- the cracd gene encoding capping protein inhibiting regulator of actin dynamics isoform X2, translating to MATDARETHLEVTVSESPDRRGQGKFQPFRRLFGKRKKREAAERGFDAVELKASFSTGEVCNGVVSDDEETNQHLRELNPIGSRALSHDSVFIPEEAVQEPSPEHTMSQENVSDKVRNLQRQIAQNIKFGQRPPSLRKSEGDEGSSDEEEVPRSPLKVLAQVEAEPVDTEPKGASQSQGPSQSQGAPQAGTPSTPVKSPRSKRVLPATGTIESIDLDGVPQSVPRLDNTAAKHKLSVKPKNQRISRKHRRFTQDLQEVDIPGILQEETDAADVQYRTAEEETPPEKTKKQKLQEDERQESRRNRELAEQRHREEEEDRKKKAEEWRMRELEEERCRQQEEELIRKDEEERRQREEMERRMKEEEERRIREEEETRQRELEEMRIREEEERMQREEERRMREELELMQQEEEERTLEEEKRKKEEEERRTKEEEERKQRELEAECLRVEEEKRLKEAEEEEERKKKQVEEKRKLLAEEEEEKRLCAEVAASSSDPERKRRAEEVRWREMEERQRPFTFKVSSGEKQILFQKVNLTPVTPASSQQRGTVAEHREGAKASSPGGADSPTLPSSQYVPHTAILVTGAQLCGTAVNLDHIKETACKSLLGLADEKKAAMGTPPSTKSKTSPDRKSGKTKSLSESTDQSSAAVLAEWASIRSKIFKGAEEGKYEEYPHPQSQSRPSSEDQSPFPHSNLRKTMSASAKFSITPARKKFADSNRNSEVLSPEEKEGGRPAFALSDTFFSTSVPPAASPAPGSKAQSRGGKTVRIADGTGECMFAKDLPSFIVPSSSQGSPRPEGSETDSGSLGGESEDFDGREEGEEKGQPSPFGIKLRRTNYSLRFHSDQSTDKRKKRYSAGDSFDGVPSPLTPIDPDSDASVFSNRSSPSSPLRESITGVKPGHVIVSLPEPRAKAGKSPTPSMHSEGEKLLSKPSLYQRPSTSPKPATPPPSPLPKVGRGSPSDVVVQRSWVGADSVGHEERGERRREETSAVAQLHRNGQGQSQGQGEEEPKEKRSFFPSISIPWREKADRKTELIRREGKPSLQSRHSLDSARVQDKELGPLWITLALQKQKGFREQQQSRDQRRSHREAKLPDKQAKDKDSGVLLSPMEGKGSGNTSPPKPQTPEEAKRPDTLLGRLERRDLLKKANTLPSSVTVEIADSTPSPPAVKELTKRFLSNDSPQVSTEPAWLALAKRKAKAWSDCPQIIK from the exons ATAGGCGAGGGCAGGGCAAATTCCAGCCATTCCGACGCCTGTttgggaagaggaagaagagggaggCAGCGGAGAGGGGCTTTGATGCAGTAGAGCTGAAGGCTAGCTTCTCCACAGGGGAAGTGTGCAACGGAGTAGTCTCAGATGATGAGGAGACCAATCAACATCTGAG AGAGCTGAACCCCATTGGGTCCCGAGCCCTCTCCCACGACAGTGTGTTTATCCCAGAGGAAGCAGTACAGGAGCCCAGCCCAGAACATACCATGTCCCAGGAAAACGTCTCCGATAAAGTCAGGAATCTGCAG AGGCAGATAGCACAGAATATCAAGTTTGGCCAGAGGCCCCCCTCTCTGAGGAAGAGTGAGGGAGACGAGGGCAGCTCAGATGAAGAGGAGGTACCCAGGAGCCCCCTGAAGGTCTTAGCCCAGGTGGAGGCTGAACCAGTGGACACAGAGCCAAAG GGGGCCAGCCAGAGCCaagggcccagccagagccaaggAGCTCCCCAGGCCGGGACTCCCAGTACTCCAGTGAAATCTCCTAGGTCCAAACGAGTTCTTCCAGCCACCGGCACCATCGAGTCCATCGACCTGGACGGAGTCCCACAGTCTGTCCCTAGACTGGACAACACCGCTGCCAAGCATAAGCTGTCTGTCAAACCCAAAAACCAGAGGATCTCCCGCAAGCACCGCCGATTCACACAG GATTTGCAAGAGGTGGATATCCCTGGCATACTGCAGGAGGAGACAGACGCAGCCGACGTCCAATACAGGACCGCTGAGGAAGAGACACCCCCAGAGAAAACCAAGAAGCAGAAACTGCAGGAGGACGAGAGACAGGAGTCCAGGAGGAATAGAGAGCTGGCAGAACAAAGgcacagagaggaagaagaggatagGAAGAAGAAAGCAGAGGAGTGGAGGATGCGTGAGTTAGAAGAGGAGAGATGTCGCCAACAAGAGGAGGAACTTATACGTAAAGATGAGGaggaaaggaggcagagagaggagatggagaggaggatgaaagaagaagaggaaaggaggattagggaggaggaggaaactaggcagagagagctggaggagatgagaattagagaggaagaagagaggatgcagagagaagaagagagaaggatGAGGGAGGAATTGGAGCTTATGcagcaagaggaggaggagaggacactggaggaagagaaaaggaagaaagaggaagaggaaagaaggacgaaagaggaagaggagaggaagcagcgcgaACTGGAGGCAGAGTGTCTCCGTGTAGAGGAGGAAAAGAGACTGAAAGAggcagaagaagaggaggaaaggaaGAAAAAGCAGGTGGAAGAAAAGAGAAAACTGcttgcagaggaggaggaggagaaaagacTGTGTGCAGAAGTGGCTGCGAGCAGCTCTGACcctgagaggaagaggagggcggAGGAGGTGcgctggagagagatggaggagagacagaggccGTTCACCTTCAAAGTGTCCTCTGGGGAGAAGCAGATCCTGTTCCAGAAGGTCAATCTGACGCCTGTTACGCCGGCCTCCAGCCAGCAGAGGGGCACTGTGGCTGAACATAGAGAGGGAGCCAAGGCCTCGTCCCCTGGAGGAGCTGACTCCCCCACCCTCCCGTCCTCTCAGTATGTCCCCCACACAGCCATCCTGGTGACGGGTGCCCAGCTCTGTGGGACTGCTGTCAACCTGGACCATATCAAAGAAACCGCTTGTAAGTCTCTCCTGGGTCTGGCTGATGAAAAGAAAGCTGCCATGGGCACCCCACCATCAACCAAGAGCAAGACATCACCAGACCGCAAGTCTGGGAAAACCAAATCCCTCAGCGAGTCCACAGACCAGTCCAGTGCAGCCGTCCTTGCAGAGTGGGCCAGTATCCGCTCCAAGATATTCAAGGGGGCGGAGGAGGGGAAGTATGAGGAATACCCACACCCCCAGAGCCAGAGCCGACCCAGCAGTGAGGACCAGAGTCCGTTCCCCCATAGCAACCTCAGGAAGACCATGTCCGCCAGCGCCAAGTTCTCCATCACCCCGGCCAGGAAGAAGTTTGCCGACTCCAACAGGAACTCTGAGGTGTTGAGTccggaagagaaggaaggaggaaggCCAGCGTTTGCTCTCTCCGACACCTTCTTCAGCACCTCTGTTCCCCCTGCAGCTTCACCGGCCCCAGGCAGCAAGGCCCAGAGCCGGGGCGGTAAGACTGTCCGGATTGCAGACGGAACAGGGGAGTGCATGTTTGCCAAAGACCTCCCATCTTTCATAGTCCCCAGCTCTTCCCAGGGCTCCCCCAGACCCGAGGGCTCTGAGACAGATTCTGGGAGCCTGGGAGGAGAATCAGAGGACTTTGATGgccgggaggagggggaggagaagggccAGCCATCTCCGTTTGGGATCAAGCTGAGGAGGACCAACTACTCTCTCCGCTTCCACAGTGATCAGTCGACAGACAAGAGGAAGAAGAGGTACAGTGCCGGCGACAGCTTCGACGGGGTCCCCTCACCTCTGACCCCCATTGACCCTGACTCTGACGCCTCAGTGTTCTCTAATAGGTCCAGCCCTTCGTCTCCACTCAGAGAGAGCATTACTGGGGTCAAGCCTGGACATGTGATTGTATCTCTTCCAGAGCCACGGGCCAAAGCAGGCAAGTCTCCCACCCCTTCCATGCACAGCGAGGGGGAGAAGCTGCTGTCCAAACCCTCACTCTACCAGAGACCCAGCACATCCCCTAAACCTGcaacccctcccccctctccgcTCCCCAAAGTGGGCAGAGGGAGTCCCAGTGACGTAGTGGTCCAGAGGAGCTGGGTGGGGGCTGATTCAGTTGGCCATGAGGAgcgaggtgagaggaggagggaggagacatCAGCTGTGGCCCAGCTCCACAGGAACGGCCAGGGACAGAGCCAGGGCCAGGGGGAGGAGGAGCCCAAGGAGAAGAGGTCCTTCTTCCCCTCCATCAGTATCCCCTGGAGGGAGAAGGCTGACAGGAAGACGGAGCTCATCAGGAGAG AGGGGAAGCCATCACTACAGAGCAGGCACTCGTTGGACAGTGCGCGGGTCCAGGACAAGGAGTTGGGTCCTCTGTGGATCACGCTGGCGTTGCAGAAACAGAAAGGCTTCAGGGAGCAGCAGCAGAGCCGAGACCAACGCCGCAGCCACAGAGAGGCCAAACTGCCTGACAAACAAGCCAAGGACAAAGACAGC GGTGTGTTGCTTAGTCCTATGGAGGGTAAGGGGAGTGGAAACACCAGCCCTCCCAAACCACAAACACCAGAGGAGGCCAAGAGACCAGACACCCTCCTGGGCCGCTTAGAGCGCCGGGACCTCCTGAAGAAAGCCAACACCCTGCCCAGCTCTGTCACAG TTGAGATTGCAGACTCCACTCCATCACCCCCTGCAGTGAAGGAGTTGACCAAGCGCTTCCTGTCCAATGACTCTCCCCAGGTGTCCACTGAGCCGGCCTGGCTGGCTCTGGCCAAGCGCAAGGCTAAAGCCTGGAGTGACTGCCCTCAGATCATCAAATAA
- the cracd gene encoding capping protein inhibiting regulator of actin dynamics isoform X1: MFLPSLSECCSVHSIFSFSFLTRDSHTKDNYNPHVHSLFLSPQTRCADTMATDARETHLEVTVSESPDRRGQGKFQPFRRLFGKRKKREAAERGFDAVELKASFSTGEVCNGVVSDDEETNQHLRELNPIGSRALSHDSVFIPEEAVQEPSPEHTMSQENVSDKVRNLQRQIAQNIKFGQRPPSLRKSEGDEGSSDEEEVPRSPLKVLAQVEAEPVDTEPKGASQSQGPSQSQGAPQAGTPSTPVKSPRSKRVLPATGTIESIDLDGVPQSVPRLDNTAAKHKLSVKPKNQRISRKHRRFTQDLQEVDIPGILQEETDAADVQYRTAEEETPPEKTKKQKLQEDERQESRRNRELAEQRHREEEEDRKKKAEEWRMRELEEERCRQQEEELIRKDEEERRQREEMERRMKEEEERRIREEEETRQRELEEMRIREEEERMQREEERRMREELELMQQEEEERTLEEEKRKKEEEERRTKEEEERKQRELEAECLRVEEEKRLKEAEEEEERKKKQVEEKRKLLAEEEEEKRLCAEVAASSSDPERKRRAEEVRWREMEERQRPFTFKVSSGEKQILFQKVNLTPVTPASSQQRGTVAEHREGAKASSPGGADSPTLPSSQYVPHTAILVTGAQLCGTAVNLDHIKETACKSLLGLADEKKAAMGTPPSTKSKTSPDRKSGKTKSLSESTDQSSAAVLAEWASIRSKIFKGAEEGKYEEYPHPQSQSRPSSEDQSPFPHSNLRKTMSASAKFSITPARKKFADSNRNSEVLSPEEKEGGRPAFALSDTFFSTSVPPAASPAPGSKAQSRGGKTVRIADGTGECMFAKDLPSFIVPSSSQGSPRPEGSETDSGSLGGESEDFDGREEGEEKGQPSPFGIKLRRTNYSLRFHSDQSTDKRKKRYSAGDSFDGVPSPLTPIDPDSDASVFSNRSSPSSPLRESITGVKPGHVIVSLPEPRAKAGKSPTPSMHSEGEKLLSKPSLYQRPSTSPKPATPPPSPLPKVGRGSPSDVVVQRSWVGADSVGHEERGERRREETSAVAQLHRNGQGQSQGQGEEEPKEKRSFFPSISIPWREKADRKTELIRREGKPSLQSRHSLDSARVQDKELGPLWITLALQKQKGFREQQQSRDQRRSHREAKLPDKQAKDKDSGVLLSPMEGKGSGNTSPPKPQTPEEAKRPDTLLGRLERRDLLKKANTLPSSVTVEIADSTPSPPAVKELTKRFLSNDSPQVSTEPAWLALAKRKAKAWSDCPQIIK; the protein is encoded by the exons ATAGGCGAGGGCAGGGCAAATTCCAGCCATTCCGACGCCTGTttgggaagaggaagaagagggaggCAGCGGAGAGGGGCTTTGATGCAGTAGAGCTGAAGGCTAGCTTCTCCACAGGGGAAGTGTGCAACGGAGTAGTCTCAGATGATGAGGAGACCAATCAACATCTGAG AGAGCTGAACCCCATTGGGTCCCGAGCCCTCTCCCACGACAGTGTGTTTATCCCAGAGGAAGCAGTACAGGAGCCCAGCCCAGAACATACCATGTCCCAGGAAAACGTCTCCGATAAAGTCAGGAATCTGCAG AGGCAGATAGCACAGAATATCAAGTTTGGCCAGAGGCCCCCCTCTCTGAGGAAGAGTGAGGGAGACGAGGGCAGCTCAGATGAAGAGGAGGTACCCAGGAGCCCCCTGAAGGTCTTAGCCCAGGTGGAGGCTGAACCAGTGGACACAGAGCCAAAG GGGGCCAGCCAGAGCCaagggcccagccagagccaaggAGCTCCCCAGGCCGGGACTCCCAGTACTCCAGTGAAATCTCCTAGGTCCAAACGAGTTCTTCCAGCCACCGGCACCATCGAGTCCATCGACCTGGACGGAGTCCCACAGTCTGTCCCTAGACTGGACAACACCGCTGCCAAGCATAAGCTGTCTGTCAAACCCAAAAACCAGAGGATCTCCCGCAAGCACCGCCGATTCACACAG GATTTGCAAGAGGTGGATATCCCTGGCATACTGCAGGAGGAGACAGACGCAGCCGACGTCCAATACAGGACCGCTGAGGAAGAGACACCCCCAGAGAAAACCAAGAAGCAGAAACTGCAGGAGGACGAGAGACAGGAGTCCAGGAGGAATAGAGAGCTGGCAGAACAAAGgcacagagaggaagaagaggatagGAAGAAGAAAGCAGAGGAGTGGAGGATGCGTGAGTTAGAAGAGGAGAGATGTCGCCAACAAGAGGAGGAACTTATACGTAAAGATGAGGaggaaaggaggcagagagaggagatggagaggaggatgaaagaagaagaggaaaggaggattagggaggaggaggaaactaggcagagagagctggaggagatgagaattagagaggaagaagagaggatgcagagagaagaagagagaaggatGAGGGAGGAATTGGAGCTTATGcagcaagaggaggaggagaggacactggaggaagagaaaaggaagaaagaggaagaggaaagaaggacgaaagaggaagaggagaggaagcagcgcgaACTGGAGGCAGAGTGTCTCCGTGTAGAGGAGGAAAAGAGACTGAAAGAggcagaagaagaggaggaaaggaaGAAAAAGCAGGTGGAAGAAAAGAGAAAACTGcttgcagaggaggaggaggagaaaagacTGTGTGCAGAAGTGGCTGCGAGCAGCTCTGACcctgagaggaagaggagggcggAGGAGGTGcgctggagagagatggaggagagacagaggccGTTCACCTTCAAAGTGTCCTCTGGGGAGAAGCAGATCCTGTTCCAGAAGGTCAATCTGACGCCTGTTACGCCGGCCTCCAGCCAGCAGAGGGGCACTGTGGCTGAACATAGAGAGGGAGCCAAGGCCTCGTCCCCTGGAGGAGCTGACTCCCCCACCCTCCCGTCCTCTCAGTATGTCCCCCACACAGCCATCCTGGTGACGGGTGCCCAGCTCTGTGGGACTGCTGTCAACCTGGACCATATCAAAGAAACCGCTTGTAAGTCTCTCCTGGGTCTGGCTGATGAAAAGAAAGCTGCCATGGGCACCCCACCATCAACCAAGAGCAAGACATCACCAGACCGCAAGTCTGGGAAAACCAAATCCCTCAGCGAGTCCACAGACCAGTCCAGTGCAGCCGTCCTTGCAGAGTGGGCCAGTATCCGCTCCAAGATATTCAAGGGGGCGGAGGAGGGGAAGTATGAGGAATACCCACACCCCCAGAGCCAGAGCCGACCCAGCAGTGAGGACCAGAGTCCGTTCCCCCATAGCAACCTCAGGAAGACCATGTCCGCCAGCGCCAAGTTCTCCATCACCCCGGCCAGGAAGAAGTTTGCCGACTCCAACAGGAACTCTGAGGTGTTGAGTccggaagagaaggaaggaggaaggCCAGCGTTTGCTCTCTCCGACACCTTCTTCAGCACCTCTGTTCCCCCTGCAGCTTCACCGGCCCCAGGCAGCAAGGCCCAGAGCCGGGGCGGTAAGACTGTCCGGATTGCAGACGGAACAGGGGAGTGCATGTTTGCCAAAGACCTCCCATCTTTCATAGTCCCCAGCTCTTCCCAGGGCTCCCCCAGACCCGAGGGCTCTGAGACAGATTCTGGGAGCCTGGGAGGAGAATCAGAGGACTTTGATGgccgggaggagggggaggagaagggccAGCCATCTCCGTTTGGGATCAAGCTGAGGAGGACCAACTACTCTCTCCGCTTCCACAGTGATCAGTCGACAGACAAGAGGAAGAAGAGGTACAGTGCCGGCGACAGCTTCGACGGGGTCCCCTCACCTCTGACCCCCATTGACCCTGACTCTGACGCCTCAGTGTTCTCTAATAGGTCCAGCCCTTCGTCTCCACTCAGAGAGAGCATTACTGGGGTCAAGCCTGGACATGTGATTGTATCTCTTCCAGAGCCACGGGCCAAAGCAGGCAAGTCTCCCACCCCTTCCATGCACAGCGAGGGGGAGAAGCTGCTGTCCAAACCCTCACTCTACCAGAGACCCAGCACATCCCCTAAACCTGcaacccctcccccctctccgcTCCCCAAAGTGGGCAGAGGGAGTCCCAGTGACGTAGTGGTCCAGAGGAGCTGGGTGGGGGCTGATTCAGTTGGCCATGAGGAgcgaggtgagaggaggagggaggagacatCAGCTGTGGCCCAGCTCCACAGGAACGGCCAGGGACAGAGCCAGGGCCAGGGGGAGGAGGAGCCCAAGGAGAAGAGGTCCTTCTTCCCCTCCATCAGTATCCCCTGGAGGGAGAAGGCTGACAGGAAGACGGAGCTCATCAGGAGAG AGGGGAAGCCATCACTACAGAGCAGGCACTCGTTGGACAGTGCGCGGGTCCAGGACAAGGAGTTGGGTCCTCTGTGGATCACGCTGGCGTTGCAGAAACAGAAAGGCTTCAGGGAGCAGCAGCAGAGCCGAGACCAACGCCGCAGCCACAGAGAGGCCAAACTGCCTGACAAACAAGCCAAGGACAAAGACAGC GGTGTGTTGCTTAGTCCTATGGAGGGTAAGGGGAGTGGAAACACCAGCCCTCCCAAACCACAAACACCAGAGGAGGCCAAGAGACCAGACACCCTCCTGGGCCGCTTAGAGCGCCGGGACCTCCTGAAGAAAGCCAACACCCTGCCCAGCTCTGTCACAG TTGAGATTGCAGACTCCACTCCATCACCCCCTGCAGTGAAGGAGTTGACCAAGCGCTTCCTGTCCAATGACTCTCCCCAGGTGTCCACTGAGCCGGCCTGGCTGGCTCTGGCCAAGCGCAAGGCTAAAGCCTGGAGTGACTGCCCTCAGATCATCAAATAA
- the cracd gene encoding capping protein inhibiting regulator of actin dynamics isoform X3 translates to MSQENVSDKVRNLQRQIAQNIKFGQRPPSLRKSEGDEGSSDEEEVPRSPLKVLAQVEAEPVDTEPKGASQSQGPSQSQGAPQAGTPSTPVKSPRSKRVLPATGTIESIDLDGVPQSVPRLDNTAAKHKLSVKPKNQRISRKHRRFTQDLQEVDIPGILQEETDAADVQYRTAEEETPPEKTKKQKLQEDERQESRRNRELAEQRHREEEEDRKKKAEEWRMRELEEERCRQQEEELIRKDEEERRQREEMERRMKEEEERRIREEEETRQRELEEMRIREEEERMQREEERRMREELELMQQEEEERTLEEEKRKKEEEERRTKEEEERKQRELEAECLRVEEEKRLKEAEEEEERKKKQVEEKRKLLAEEEEEKRLCAEVAASSSDPERKRRAEEVRWREMEERQRPFTFKVSSGEKQILFQKVNLTPVTPASSQQRGTVAEHREGAKASSPGGADSPTLPSSQYVPHTAILVTGAQLCGTAVNLDHIKETACKSLLGLADEKKAAMGTPPSTKSKTSPDRKSGKTKSLSESTDQSSAAVLAEWASIRSKIFKGAEEGKYEEYPHPQSQSRPSSEDQSPFPHSNLRKTMSASAKFSITPARKKFADSNRNSEVLSPEEKEGGRPAFALSDTFFSTSVPPAASPAPGSKAQSRGGKTVRIADGTGECMFAKDLPSFIVPSSSQGSPRPEGSETDSGSLGGESEDFDGREEGEEKGQPSPFGIKLRRTNYSLRFHSDQSTDKRKKRYSAGDSFDGVPSPLTPIDPDSDASVFSNRSSPSSPLRESITGVKPGHVIVSLPEPRAKAGKSPTPSMHSEGEKLLSKPSLYQRPSTSPKPATPPPSPLPKVGRGSPSDVVVQRSWVGADSVGHEERGERRREETSAVAQLHRNGQGQSQGQGEEEPKEKRSFFPSISIPWREKADRKTELIRREGKPSLQSRHSLDSARVQDKELGPLWITLALQKQKGFREQQQSRDQRRSHREAKLPDKQAKDKDSGVLLSPMEGKGSGNTSPPKPQTPEEAKRPDTLLGRLERRDLLKKANTLPSSVTVEIADSTPSPPAVKELTKRFLSNDSPQVSTEPAWLALAKRKAKAWSDCPQIIK, encoded by the exons ATGTCCCAGGAAAACGTCTCCGATAAAGTCAGGAATCTGCAG AGGCAGATAGCACAGAATATCAAGTTTGGCCAGAGGCCCCCCTCTCTGAGGAAGAGTGAGGGAGACGAGGGCAGCTCAGATGAAGAGGAGGTACCCAGGAGCCCCCTGAAGGTCTTAGCCCAGGTGGAGGCTGAACCAGTGGACACAGAGCCAAAG GGGGCCAGCCAGAGCCaagggcccagccagagccaaggAGCTCCCCAGGCCGGGACTCCCAGTACTCCAGTGAAATCTCCTAGGTCCAAACGAGTTCTTCCAGCCACCGGCACCATCGAGTCCATCGACCTGGACGGAGTCCCACAGTCTGTCCCTAGACTGGACAACACCGCTGCCAAGCATAAGCTGTCTGTCAAACCCAAAAACCAGAGGATCTCCCGCAAGCACCGCCGATTCACACAG GATTTGCAAGAGGTGGATATCCCTGGCATACTGCAGGAGGAGACAGACGCAGCCGACGTCCAATACAGGACCGCTGAGGAAGAGACACCCCCAGAGAAAACCAAGAAGCAGAAACTGCAGGAGGACGAGAGACAGGAGTCCAGGAGGAATAGAGAGCTGGCAGAACAAAGgcacagagaggaagaagaggatagGAAGAAGAAAGCAGAGGAGTGGAGGATGCGTGAGTTAGAAGAGGAGAGATGTCGCCAACAAGAGGAGGAACTTATACGTAAAGATGAGGaggaaaggaggcagagagaggagatggagaggaggatgaaagaagaagaggaaaggaggattagggaggaggaggaaactaggcagagagagctggaggagatgagaattagagaggaagaagagaggatgcagagagaagaagagagaaggatGAGGGAGGAATTGGAGCTTATGcagcaagaggaggaggagaggacactggaggaagagaaaaggaagaaagaggaagaggaaagaaggacgaaagaggaagaggagaggaagcagcgcgaACTGGAGGCAGAGTGTCTCCGTGTAGAGGAGGAAAAGAGACTGAAAGAggcagaagaagaggaggaaaggaaGAAAAAGCAGGTGGAAGAAAAGAGAAAACTGcttgcagaggaggaggaggagaaaagacTGTGTGCAGAAGTGGCTGCGAGCAGCTCTGACcctgagaggaagaggagggcggAGGAGGTGcgctggagagagatggaggagagacagaggccGTTCACCTTCAAAGTGTCCTCTGGGGAGAAGCAGATCCTGTTCCAGAAGGTCAATCTGACGCCTGTTACGCCGGCCTCCAGCCAGCAGAGGGGCACTGTGGCTGAACATAGAGAGGGAGCCAAGGCCTCGTCCCCTGGAGGAGCTGACTCCCCCACCCTCCCGTCCTCTCAGTATGTCCCCCACACAGCCATCCTGGTGACGGGTGCCCAGCTCTGTGGGACTGCTGTCAACCTGGACCATATCAAAGAAACCGCTTGTAAGTCTCTCCTGGGTCTGGCTGATGAAAAGAAAGCTGCCATGGGCACCCCACCATCAACCAAGAGCAAGACATCACCAGACCGCAAGTCTGGGAAAACCAAATCCCTCAGCGAGTCCACAGACCAGTCCAGTGCAGCCGTCCTTGCAGAGTGGGCCAGTATCCGCTCCAAGATATTCAAGGGGGCGGAGGAGGGGAAGTATGAGGAATACCCACACCCCCAGAGCCAGAGCCGACCCAGCAGTGAGGACCAGAGTCCGTTCCCCCATAGCAACCTCAGGAAGACCATGTCCGCCAGCGCCAAGTTCTCCATCACCCCGGCCAGGAAGAAGTTTGCCGACTCCAACAGGAACTCTGAGGTGTTGAGTccggaagagaaggaaggaggaaggCCAGCGTTTGCTCTCTCCGACACCTTCTTCAGCACCTCTGTTCCCCCTGCAGCTTCACCGGCCCCAGGCAGCAAGGCCCAGAGCCGGGGCGGTAAGACTGTCCGGATTGCAGACGGAACAGGGGAGTGCATGTTTGCCAAAGACCTCCCATCTTTCATAGTCCCCAGCTCTTCCCAGGGCTCCCCCAGACCCGAGGGCTCTGAGACAGATTCTGGGAGCCTGGGAGGAGAATCAGAGGACTTTGATGgccgggaggagggggaggagaagggccAGCCATCTCCGTTTGGGATCAAGCTGAGGAGGACCAACTACTCTCTCCGCTTCCACAGTGATCAGTCGACAGACAAGAGGAAGAAGAGGTACAGTGCCGGCGACAGCTTCGACGGGGTCCCCTCACCTCTGACCCCCATTGACCCTGACTCTGACGCCTCAGTGTTCTCTAATAGGTCCAGCCCTTCGTCTCCACTCAGAGAGAGCATTACTGGGGTCAAGCCTGGACATGTGATTGTATCTCTTCCAGAGCCACGGGCCAAAGCAGGCAAGTCTCCCACCCCTTCCATGCACAGCGAGGGGGAGAAGCTGCTGTCCAAACCCTCACTCTACCAGAGACCCAGCACATCCCCTAAACCTGcaacccctcccccctctccgcTCCCCAAAGTGGGCAGAGGGAGTCCCAGTGACGTAGTGGTCCAGAGGAGCTGGGTGGGGGCTGATTCAGTTGGCCATGAGGAgcgaggtgagaggaggagggaggagacatCAGCTGTGGCCCAGCTCCACAGGAACGGCCAGGGACAGAGCCAGGGCCAGGGGGAGGAGGAGCCCAAGGAGAAGAGGTCCTTCTTCCCCTCCATCAGTATCCCCTGGAGGGAGAAGGCTGACAGGAAGACGGAGCTCATCAGGAGAG AGGGGAAGCCATCACTACAGAGCAGGCACTCGTTGGACAGTGCGCGGGTCCAGGACAAGGAGTTGGGTCCTCTGTGGATCACGCTGGCGTTGCAGAAACAGAAAGGCTTCAGGGAGCAGCAGCAGAGCCGAGACCAACGCCGCAGCCACAGAGAGGCCAAACTGCCTGACAAACAAGCCAAGGACAAAGACAGC GGTGTGTTGCTTAGTCCTATGGAGGGTAAGGGGAGTGGAAACACCAGCCCTCCCAAACCACAAACACCAGAGGAGGCCAAGAGACCAGACACCCTCCTGGGCCGCTTAGAGCGCCGGGACCTCCTGAAGAAAGCCAACACCCTGCCCAGCTCTGTCACAG TTGAGATTGCAGACTCCACTCCATCACCCCCTGCAGTGAAGGAGTTGACCAAGCGCTTCCTGTCCAATGACTCTCCCCAGGTGTCCACTGAGCCGGCCTGGCTGGCTCTGGCCAAGCGCAAGGCTAAAGCCTGGAGTGACTGCCCTCAGATCATCAAATAA